One stretch of Streptomyces hygroscopicus DNA includes these proteins:
- a CDS encoding metal-binding protein — protein MVDTKQEIERKYEATAEEAGPSGRPDLPGLPELTGAGPVATVVSRGVATLEATYYDTPGRRLLADGITLRHRTGGADEGWHLKLPVGPDTREELQAPLGVEVPAEMAALLRSRVRHDPLRPLAHLHTERDRKDLVDADGTVLAEVSVDRVTARRLAPEESEPVRWTEVEVELAEGRGHDQRLLDAVEGRLRDGGLHRAETPSKLAKALAETEKAAVAVETGGDGPGRSAKPGKPAKSARQVEQAASAVRRPLGADDVVLDYVRRQIDAMVRLDPAVRRDLPDAVHRMRVATRRLRSAFRSYRKVLDRTVTDPIGDELKWLAGELGVERDREVLTERLEGRLAELPDDLRLGPVRNRLDHWSQGRRDGARAAVLGALDSERHLTLLDTLDALAADPPLRPAAAKPAAPVVVGAVLRDYERLATRMATALETPAGPDRDVAVHQARKAAKRVRYAAETARPALGKPAKKFARRMQAVQDVLGDHQDSVVVREALRALATQAHGAGESDFTFGLLYGREEARAAARERELPGLWADVSRKKHRAALES, from the coding sequence ATGGTGGACACGAAGCAGGAGATAGAACGCAAGTACGAGGCCACCGCCGAAGAAGCCGGTCCGTCCGGGCGGCCCGACCTGCCGGGTCTTCCCGAATTGACCGGGGCGGGTCCGGTCGCGACCGTGGTGAGCCGAGGTGTCGCGACCCTCGAGGCCACCTATTACGACACCCCCGGGCGAAGGCTGCTGGCCGACGGCATCACCTTGCGCCACCGCACCGGCGGCGCCGACGAGGGCTGGCATCTGAAGCTGCCCGTCGGCCCGGACACCCGGGAGGAGCTGCAGGCGCCGCTGGGCGTCGAGGTGCCCGCAGAGATGGCCGCGCTGCTGCGCTCGCGGGTCCGCCACGATCCGCTGCGCCCGCTCGCCCATCTGCACACCGAGCGGGACCGTAAGGATCTGGTGGACGCCGACGGCACCGTCCTCGCCGAGGTGTCCGTCGACCGCGTCACGGCCCGGCGGCTGGCGCCCGAGGAGAGCGAGCCGGTGCGGTGGACCGAGGTCGAGGTCGAGCTCGCCGAGGGCCGGGGCCACGATCAGCGGCTGCTCGACGCGGTCGAGGGGCGGCTGCGCGACGGCGGTCTGCACCGCGCCGAGACCCCCTCCAAGCTCGCCAAGGCCCTGGCCGAGACGGAGAAGGCCGCGGTCGCGGTCGAGACCGGCGGAGACGGGCCCGGCCGGTCCGCCAAGCCCGGGAAGCCCGCGAAGAGCGCCCGCCAGGTCGAGCAGGCCGCGTCGGCGGTCCGGCGGCCGCTCGGCGCCGACGACGTCGTCCTGGACTACGTACGCCGTCAGATCGACGCCATGGTGCGGCTGGACCCCGCCGTGCGCAGGGACCTGCCGGACGCGGTGCACCGGATGCGGGTCGCCACTCGCCGGCTGCGCAGCGCCTTCCGCTCCTACCGCAAGGTCCTGGACCGTACGGTGACCGATCCGATCGGCGACGAGCTGAAGTGGCTGGCCGGTGAGCTCGGTGTGGAACGCGACCGCGAGGTGCTCACCGAGCGGCTCGAGGGCCGTCTCGCCGAGCTGCCGGACGACCTCCGGCTCGGCCCGGTGCGGAACCGGCTGGACCACTGGTCGCAGGGGCGCCGCGACGGCGCCCGCGCGGCCGTCCTGGGCGCGCTGGACAGCGAGCGCCATCTCACGCTCCTGGACACCCTCGACGCCCTGGCGGCCGATCCGCCGCTGCGCCCCGCCGCCGCGAAGCCGGCCGCGCCGGTGGTCGTGGGGGCCGTGCTGCGCGACTACGAGCGGCTCGCCACCCGCATGGCCACCGCCCTGGAGACGCCCGCGGGGCCGGACCGCGATGTGGCCGTCCATCAGGCCCGTAAGGCCGCCAAGCGCGTCCGCTACGCCGCGGAGACGGCCCGGCCAGCGCTCGGCAAGCCCGCCAAGAAGTTCGCCCGCCGTATGCAGGCCGTACAGGATGTGCTCGGCGACCACCAGGACAGCGTCGTCGTGCGCGAGGCGCTGCGGGCGCTGGCCACCCAGGCCCACGGCGCGGGGGAGAGTGACTTCACCTTCGGCCTGCTGTACGGCAGGGAGGAGGCGCGGGCCGCCGCCCGCGAGCGTGAGCTGCCCGGCCTGTGGGCCGATGTCTCCCGTAAGAAGCACCGGGCGGCGCTGGAGTCGTAG
- a CDS encoding rod shape-determining protein RodA: MSASTHGYSVRRFTPERGTWSKLMARDSVVRRLDWVLLLTALALSAIGGALVYSATRNRTELNQGDPYYFLVRHALNTGIGLVLAIGTVWLGHRTLRGAVPVLYGLSVVLVLAVLTPLGSTINGAHAWIVVGGGFSLQPGEFAKITIILGMAMLLAARVDAGDRLNPDHRTVVQSLGLAALPIAIVLLMPDLGSVMVMAVIVLAVLLASGASNRWIAGLILTAVVGALLIWQLHVLDQYQIDRFAAFANPALDPAGVGYNTNQARIAIGSGGLTGKGLFHGTQTTGQFVPEQQTDFVFSVAGEELGFLGAGLIIVLLGVVLWRACRIARDTTELYGTVVAAGIIAWFAFQSFENIGMTLGIMPVAGLPLPFVSYGGTSMFAVWIAIGLLQSIRVQRPVSA, encoded by the coding sequence GTGAGCGCGTCCACGCACGGATACTCCGTCCGCCGCTTCACTCCGGAGCGCGGCACCTGGAGCAAGCTCATGGCGCGCGACTCCGTCGTGCGCCGCCTCGACTGGGTGCTGCTGCTCACCGCGCTGGCCCTGTCCGCGATCGGCGGGGCGCTCGTCTACTCCGCCACCCGCAACCGCACCGAGCTGAACCAGGGCGACCCGTACTACTTCCTGGTCCGGCACGCCCTGAACACCGGCATCGGGCTGGTGCTCGCCATCGGCACCGTCTGGCTGGGTCATCGCACCCTGCGGGGCGCGGTCCCGGTCCTCTACGGCCTGTCCGTCGTCCTCGTCCTCGCCGTCCTCACCCCGCTGGGCTCGACGATCAACGGGGCGCACGCGTGGATCGTGGTCGGCGGCGGATTCTCCCTGCAGCCGGGTGAGTTCGCCAAGATCACGATCATTCTGGGCATGGCGATGCTGCTGGCCGCGCGCGTGGACGCGGGTGACCGGCTCAACCCCGACCACCGGACCGTCGTCCAGTCGCTCGGCCTGGCCGCACTGCCCATCGCGATCGTGCTGCTGATGCCGGACCTCGGCTCGGTGATGGTCATGGCGGTGATCGTGCTCGCCGTGCTGCTCGCCTCCGGCGCGTCCAACCGCTGGATCGCCGGGCTGATCCTCACGGCCGTGGTCGGCGCGCTGCTCATCTGGCAGCTGCACGTCCTCGACCAGTACCAGATCGACCGCTTCGCCGCCTTCGCCAACCCCGCGCTCGACCCGGCCGGGGTCGGCTACAACACCAACCAGGCGCGGATCGCGATCGGCTCGGGCGGTCTCACCGGTAAGGGGCTCTTCCACGGCACCCAGACCACCGGTCAGTTCGTCCCCGAGCAGCAGACCGACTTCGTCTTCTCGGTCGCGGGGGAGGAGCTCGGCTTCCTCGGCGCGGGCCTGATCATCGTGCTGCTGGGGGTCGTGCTGTGGCGCGCCTGCCGGATCGCGCGCGACACCACGGAGCTGTACGGGACCGTCGTCGCGGCCGGGATCATCGCCTGGTTCGCCTTCCAGTCGTTCGAGAACATCGGGATGACGCTGGGCATCATGCCGGTGGCCGGTCTGCCGCTGCCGTTCGTCTCCTACGGCGGAACCTCGATGTTCGCCGTATGGATCGCGATCGGGCTGCTGCAGTCCATCCGAGTGCAGCGGCCCGTCTCCGCTTAG
- a CDS encoding penicillin-binding protein 2, giving the protein MSNIPETGRTPRVTIRLVGLQILVFSLLLTLGGRLWYLQIRNGDEYTAEAANNHVQQVVRPAVRGSILDARGVPLADNETRLVVSASRTELMKMPDDGKAALTRLADVLGMKPKDVMDKVRLCDAKTPQPCWNGSPYQPIPITDEASAKQALQIREREEDFPGISAEPTAVRRYAAPAGSNAAQVLGYLSPVTDEQVKEAEHTKSPLLRSDQVGSNGLERQYDSELRGKAGVTRYEVDNLGRVIGQRESQKARPGDNVVTSIDSRVQSVAEKELEQAMRDARKQHDRNTGTNYKADSGAVVVMEAKTGRVVAMASNPSYDPNAWVGGISGKDYKQLTGKKSNYPLLNRAIQGQAAPGSIFKVVPTTAAINAGYSFNGPYPCTSSFNIGSQVFKNFESENYGGISLGRALEVSCDTVFYHLAYEQWKKDGGNKPKKKPGDWFYRTAHQFGLGKETGIDLPNEVTGRVPDRQWKKDYWKANKDAWCKTGKKNGSYGERIAYENCLEGMKMRAGDSVNYSIGQGDTLVTPIQMATIYSAISNGGTLYNPTVGKAVVSPDGKDVQEIKPESHGKLPMKGQTREKIDSALAGVATRGTAAWRFQGWPQDKIPMHAKTGTAEVYGKQTTSWFATYTKDYSIVMTISQGGTGSGASGPAVRKIYNALYGVDAKGGIDKKKALLPQPQANLPKISSDGSIEPQPLGKQFEAASRERRRGGDS; this is encoded by the coding sequence ATGAGTAATATCCCCGAGACCGGACGGACCCCCCGGGTCACCATCCGGCTCGTCGGCCTCCAGATCCTGGTCTTCTCGCTGCTGCTGACCCTCGGCGGGCGCCTGTGGTACCTGCAGATCCGCAACGGCGACGAGTACACCGCCGAAGCCGCCAACAACCACGTCCAGCAGGTCGTCCGGCCCGCCGTGCGCGGCTCCATACTGGACGCCCGCGGGGTGCCGCTCGCCGACAACGAGACCCGTCTGGTCGTCTCCGCCAGCCGCACCGAGCTGATGAAGATGCCGGACGACGGCAAGGCCGCCCTCACCCGCCTGGCCGACGTCCTGGGCATGAAGCCCAAGGACGTCATGGACAAGGTCCGGCTGTGCGACGCCAAGACCCCGCAGCCCTGTTGGAACGGTTCCCCGTACCAGCCCATCCCGATCACGGACGAGGCCAGCGCCAAGCAGGCGCTGCAGATCCGCGAGCGCGAAGAGGACTTCCCCGGCATCAGCGCCGAGCCCACCGCCGTGCGCCGCTATGCCGCTCCCGCCGGTTCCAACGCCGCCCAGGTGCTCGGCTATCTCTCCCCGGTCACCGATGAGCAGGTGAAGGAGGCCGAGCACACCAAGTCGCCCCTGCTCCGCTCGGACCAGGTCGGCAGCAACGGCCTCGAGCGCCAGTACGACAGCGAGCTGCGCGGCAAGGCCGGGGTGACCCGTTACGAGGTCGACAACCTCGGCCGTGTCATCGGTCAGCGGGAGAGTCAGAAGGCGCGTCCCGGCGACAACGTCGTCACCAGCATCGACTCGCGTGTCCAATCGGTCGCGGAGAAGGAGCTGGAGCAGGCGATGCGGGACGCCCGCAAGCAGCACGACCGGAACACCGGCACCAACTACAAGGCGGACTCGGGCGCGGTCGTGGTCATGGAGGCCAAGACCGGCCGGGTGGTGGCCATGGCGTCCAACCCGTCGTACGACCCCAACGCCTGGGTCGGCGGCATCTCCGGCAAGGACTACAAGCAGCTCACCGGCAAGAAGTCCAACTACCCGCTGCTCAACCGGGCGATCCAGGGACAGGCGGCCCCCGGCTCGATCTTCAAGGTCGTCCCGACGACCGCCGCGATCAACGCCGGCTACTCCTTCAACGGGCCGTATCCCTGCACCAGCTCGTTCAACATCGGCAGCCAGGTCTTCAAGAACTTCGAGTCCGAGAACTACGGCGGGATCAGCCTCGGCCGCGCGCTGGAGGTCTCCTGCGACACCGTCTTCTACCACCTCGCCTACGAGCAGTGGAAGAAGGACGGCGGCAACAAGCCCAAGAAGAAGCCGGGGGACTGGTTCTACCGGACCGCCCACCAGTTCGGCCTCGGTAAGGAGACCGGCATCGACCTCCCCAACGAGGTCACCGGCCGGGTCCCGGACCGCCAGTGGAAGAAGGACTACTGGAAGGCCAACAAGGACGCCTGGTGCAAGACCGGCAAGAAGAACGGGAGCTACGGCGAGCGGATCGCCTACGAGAACTGCCTCGAGGGCATGAAGATGCGCGCCGGTGACTCCGTGAACTACTCCATCGGCCAGGGCGACACCCTCGTCACCCCGATCCAGATGGCCACCATCTACTCGGCCATCAGCAACGGCGGAACGCTCTACAACCCGACCGTCGGCAAGGCGGTCGTCAGCCCCGACGGCAAGGACGTCCAGGAGATCAAGCCGGAGTCGCACGGCAAGCTGCCGATGAAGGGCCAGACCCGCGAGAAGATCGACAGCGCGCTCGCGGGCGTCGCCACCCGGGGCACCGCCGCCTGGCGGTTCCAGGGCTGGCCGCAGGACAAGATCCCGATGCACGCCAAGACCGGTACCGCGGAGGTCTACGGCAAGCAGACCACCTCGTGGTTCGCGACGTACACCAAGGACTACTCGATCGTCATGACGATCTCCCAGGGCGGTACCGGATCCGGGGCCTCCGGCCCGGCGGTGCGCAAGATCTACAACGCGCTGTACGGGGTCGACGCCAAGGGCGGCATCGACAAGAAGAAGGCGCTGCTGCCCCAGCCGCAGGCCAACCTGCCGAAGATCTCCTCGGACGGCTCCATCGAGCCCCAGCCCCTGGGCAAGCAGTTCGAGGCGGCTTCCCGTGAGCGGCGGCGGGGAGGGGATTCGTGA
- a CDS encoding rod shape-determining protein MreD: MLHLNRIVLSTCLVVFALVVQICVLARLQLPGAVPDLLLLVVLGLALVYGHTGGALIGFAAGLLADLAPPADHAAGRYALVLCVIGYLAGLAKPESGQLRSATGPMLVVVAAAIGATLLYAGVGILVGDDAARQVGLGKLLFTAALYDLLLAPFTVPLIMGLARRSENDPMADSAGGGGESPSRWISTAGGVSTGRAGRMSRLKRPGRAARIGSQRGGLLARTGKNRTARIKGVKRL; this comes from the coding sequence ATGCTGCACCTCAACCGGATCGTCCTGTCGACCTGCCTGGTGGTCTTCGCCCTCGTCGTCCAGATCTGTGTGCTGGCCCGGCTCCAACTGCCCGGCGCCGTCCCGGACCTGCTGCTCCTCGTCGTGCTCGGTCTCGCGCTCGTCTACGGCCACACCGGCGGTGCGCTCATCGGCTTCGCCGCGGGCCTGCTCGCCGACCTCGCCCCGCCCGCCGACCACGCCGCCGGCCGCTATGCCCTGGTGCTCTGCGTCATCGGCTATCTGGCGGGGCTCGCCAAACCGGAGTCCGGCCAGCTCAGGTCGGCCACCGGGCCGATGCTGGTGGTCGTGGCGGCGGCCATCGGCGCCACGCTGCTGTACGCCGGGGTCGGCATCCTCGTCGGCGACGACGCGGCCCGCCAGGTGGGCCTGGGCAAGCTGCTGTTCACCGCGGCCCTCTACGACCTGCTGCTGGCACCCTTCACGGTGCCGCTGATCATGGGGCTGGCCAGACGGAGTGAGAACGATCCGATGGCCGACAGCGCGGGCGGCGGCGGTGAGAGCCCGTCCCGCTGGATCAGCACGGCGGGCGGCGTCAGCACCGGCCGGGCCGGCCGGATGAGCCGGCTCAAGCGTCCGGGCCGGGCGGCCCGGATCGGCAGCCAGCGCGGCGGGCTGCTGGCCCGCACCGGGAAGAACAGGACGGCACGCATCAAGGGGGTCAAGCGCCTGTGA
- a CDS encoding rod shape-determining protein MreC, with translation MRDTRESRLLLVLLVAIAFALITVDIRGGEDSPLDGARQAAASVFGPVEDGVASAVDPVGNAVAAVRESGDRRDRVRRLEEENTKLKQKLGNDSRNRARSAELDKLLKTAGAGQYGIKGAQVIGIGAAQGFSWTVTLDIGSNDGIRRDMTVINGDGLVGRVTTVGSSTATVLLAIDPDFTVGTRMEGSGELGFATGRGDRSLHVQLLNGKARIKPGDRMVTFGSQADKPFVPGVPVGKVVRVDPTGGDLTRTLQVRPYVRFSKLDIVGVVVQPPRGNPRDTVLPPKPAKPKPTPTVTVTANPSATATSPAANRS, from the coding sequence GTGAGGGACACACGAGAGAGCCGGCTGCTCCTGGTGCTGCTGGTCGCCATCGCGTTCGCGCTGATCACGGTGGATATCCGCGGCGGCGAGGACTCACCCCTCGACGGCGCCCGTCAGGCCGCCGCTTCCGTCTTCGGGCCTGTGGAGGACGGCGTCGCGTCCGCCGTCGACCCGGTCGGCAACGCCGTCGCGGCCGTACGGGAATCCGGTGACCGGCGCGATCGGGTCCGCCGCCTGGAGGAAGAGAACACCAAGCTCAAGCAAAAGCTCGGCAACGACTCCCGCAACCGCGCCCGCTCGGCCGAGCTCGACAAGCTGCTCAAGACCGCGGGCGCCGGCCAATACGGCATCAAGGGCGCCCAGGTCATCGGCATCGGCGCCGCCCAGGGTTTCTCCTGGACCGTCACCCTCGACATCGGCAGTAACGACGGCATCCGCCGCGACATGACCGTCATCAACGGCGACGGGCTGGTCGGCCGGGTCACCACCGTCGGCTCCTCGACGGCGACCGTGCTGCTCGCCATCGACCCGGACTTCACCGTCGGCACCCGTATGGAGGGGTCGGGCGAGCTCGGCTTCGCCACCGGACGCGGCGACCGCTCGCTCCATGTGCAGCTCCTCAACGGCAAGGCCCGGATCAAGCCGGGCGACCGGATGGTCACCTTCGGCTCCCAGGCGGACAAGCCGTTCGTCCCCGGAGTCCCGGTCGGCAAGGTCGTGCGCGTCGACCCCACCGGAGGGGATCTCACCCGCACGCTTCAAGTGCGCCCGTACGTGCGGTTCAGCAAGCTGGACATCGTCGGGGTCGTCGTCCAGCCGCCGCGCGGCAACCCGCGTGACACCGTGCTGCCGCCCAAGCCCGCGAAGCCCAAGCCGACGCCCACGGTCACCGTCACGGCCAACCCCTCAGCCACCGCCACGAGCCCGGCCGCCAACAGGAGCTGA
- a CDS encoding rod shape-determining protein Mbl: MSFIGRDMAVDLGTANTLVYVRGRGIVLNEPSVVAINTNTGGILAVGAEAKKMIGRTPGNIVAVRPLKDGVIADFEITERMLRYFILKIHKRRYLARPRVVVCVPSGITGVERRAVIEASTQAGARQVHIIEEPMAAAIGSGLPVHEATGNMVVDIGGGTTEVAVISLGGIVTAQSIRVAGDELDNAIIQHIKKEYSLLLGERTAENIKITIGSAAESDEEEHTEIRGRDLVSGLPKTVVISAAEVRKAMEEPVNSIVDAVKTTLDKCPPELSGDVMDRGIVLTGGGALLRGLDERLRQETGMPIHIAEDPLDSVALGSGKCVEEFEALQQVLDAQPRR; the protein is encoded by the coding sequence ATGTCGTTCATCGGCCGTGACATGGCTGTCGACCTCGGGACCGCCAACACGCTGGTGTACGTCAGGGGCCGCGGGATCGTCCTCAACGAGCCATCCGTCGTCGCCATCAACACCAACACTGGCGGAATTCTCGCCGTGGGCGCCGAGGCGAAGAAGATGATCGGCCGCACCCCTGGCAACATCGTCGCTGTGCGTCCGCTCAAGGACGGCGTTATCGCCGACTTCGAGATCACCGAGCGGATGTTGCGGTACTTCATCCTGAAAATTCATAAGCGCCGCTATCTCGCCCGGCCCCGAGTGGTCGTCTGTGTGCCTTCCGGTATCACCGGAGTCGAGCGCCGTGCCGTCATCGAGGCGTCCACTCAGGCGGGCGCCCGTCAGGTGCACATCATTGAGGAGCCCATGGCCGCGGCCATCGGTTCCGGCCTTCCCGTCCACGAGGCCACCGGCAATATGGTCGTGGACATCGGCGGCGGCACCACCGAGGTCGCCGTCATCTCGCTGGGCGGCATCGTCACCGCGCAGTCCATCCGGGTGGCGGGCGATGAGCTGGACAACGCGATCATCCAGCACATCAAGAAGGAGTACAGCCTGCTGCTCGGCGAGCGCACCGCCGAGAACATCAAGATCACCATCGGCTCCGCGGCCGAGAGCGACGAAGAGGAACACACCGAGATCCGCGGCCGTGACCTCGTCAGCGGCCTCCCCAAGACCGTCGTGATCTCCGCCGCCGAGGTCCGCAAGGCCATGGAGGAGCCGGTCAACTCGATCGTCGACGCCGTCAAGACCACCCTCGACAAGTGCCCCCCGGAGCTCTCCGGCGACGTGATGGACCGCGGCATCGTGCTCACCGGTGGCGGTGCGCTGCTGCGCGGCCTGGACGAGCGGCTGCGCCAGGAGACCGGGATGCCGATCCATATCGCCGAGGACCCGCTGGACTCCGTCGCGCTCGGGTCCGGCAAGTGCGTGGAGGAGTTCGAGGCGCTCCAGCAGGTGCTGGACGCCCAGCCCCGCAGATGA
- a CDS encoding nucleoside diphosphate kinase, producing MSQRTLVLLKPDAVRRGLVGEILGRIEKKAGWTISALELRQLDREVLEQHYAEHVGKPFYEPLMEFMASAPAVALVVEGERVIEGVRALAGPTDPIAAAPGSIRGDFGTIVRENLIHASDSEESAEREIKIFFPGLA from the coding sequence GTGAGCCAGCGCACGCTCGTCCTTCTCAAGCCCGACGCCGTCCGACGCGGTCTGGTGGGCGAGATTCTGGGGCGGATCGAGAAGAAGGCGGGCTGGACGATCAGCGCCCTCGAGCTGCGTCAGCTGGACCGTGAGGTCCTGGAGCAGCACTACGCCGAGCATGTCGGCAAGCCCTTTTACGAGCCCCTGATGGAGTTCATGGCCTCCGCTCCGGCCGTGGCGCTGGTCGTCGAGGGCGAGCGGGTCATCGAGGGAGTCCGGGCGCTGGCCGGGCCGACCGACCCGATCGCCGCGGCGCCCGGGTCCATCCGTGGCGATTTCGGCACCATCGTTCGGGAAAATCTGATCCATGCCTCGGACTCCGAGGAGTCCGCCGAACGGGAAATCAAGATTTTCTTTCCCGGGCTCGCCTGA
- a CDS encoding membrane protein produces MRTLCASTLIGEFFVIGFAGLVAMKTSGLSTGTVWTVSGIAMALCVLLCGMLSRPGAVQIGWALQIGLVLSGFVVTTMFVLGVVFAALWWASVHFGRKVDEAKARFAAASAASPDAA; encoded by the coding sequence ATGCGGACGCTGTGCGCTTCCACCCTCATCGGTGAGTTCTTTGTGATCGGCTTCGCCGGGCTGGTCGCGATGAAGACGTCCGGGCTGTCGACGGGCACCGTCTGGACGGTCAGCGGGATCGCCATGGCGCTGTGTGTGCTGCTGTGCGGAATGCTGAGCCGTCCGGGCGCGGTGCAGATCGGCTGGGCCCTGCAGATCGGCCTGGTGCTGAGCGGTTTCGTGGTGACCACCATGTTCGTCCTCGGGGTGGTCTTCGCCGCGCTGTGGTGGGCCTCGGTCCACTTCGGCCGTAAGGTCGACGAGGCGAAGGCGCGGTTCGCCGCGGCCTCGGCCGCCTCGCCTGACGCTGCGTGA
- a CDS encoding dihydrofolate synthase yields the protein MSEERPQNESDEFEEIVEAETDRDPDLAVIEAGSRTLRAQSGPPQGDGIPSRPADPEVDRALREVEGELAKRWPETKLDPSLVRIESLMDILGSPQRSYPSIHITGTNGKTSTARMVESLLGAFELRTGRYTSPHVQSITERISLDGAPISAERFIETYQDIQPYIEMVDAQQEHRLSFFEVLTGMAYAAFADAPVDIAVVEVGMGGSWDATNVVDAGVAVIMPISLDHTDRLGTTPEQIATEKAGIVKQDATVVLAQQPVEAASVVLKRAVEVDATVAREGMEFGVLSREVAVGGQLLTLRGLGGEYPDVFLPLHGAHQAHNAAMALAAVEAFFGVGSQHARTLDIDTIRSAFASVTSPGRMEVVRRSPTVVLDAAHNPAGARAAAEAVTESFDFSRLVGVVGASADKDVRGLLEAFEPIFAEVVVTRNSSHRAMDPDELAAIAVEVFGSDRVQVEPRLDDALEEAITLAEEEGEYAGAGVLVTGSVITVGEARLLLGRG from the coding sequence GTGAGCGAGGAGCGCCCCCAGAACGAGTCCGACGAGTTCGAAGAGATCGTCGAAGCCGAGACCGACCGTGACCCCGATCTGGCGGTGATCGAGGCCGGTAGCCGGACGCTGCGTGCGCAGTCCGGGCCACCGCAGGGGGACGGCATTCCGTCCCGCCCGGCCGATCCGGAGGTGGACCGCGCCCTGCGCGAGGTGGAGGGCGAGCTGGCCAAGCGCTGGCCGGAGACCAAGCTGGACCCGTCGCTGGTGCGCATCGAGTCGCTGATGGACATCCTCGGTTCGCCGCAGCGGTCCTATCCCTCGATCCACATCACCGGCACGAACGGCAAGACCAGCACCGCCCGTATGGTCGAGTCGCTGCTGGGCGCCTTCGAGCTGCGCACCGGCCGCTACACCAGCCCCCATGTCCAGTCGATCACCGAGCGGATCAGCCTGGACGGGGCGCCGATCTCCGCCGAGCGGTTCATCGAGACGTACCAGGACATCCAGCCGTACATCGAGATGGTCGACGCCCAGCAGGAGCACCGGCTGTCCTTCTTCGAGGTGCTCACCGGGATGGCGTACGCGGCCTTCGCGGACGCGCCCGTGGACATCGCGGTGGTCGAGGTCGGCATGGGCGGCTCCTGGGACGCCACCAATGTGGTCGACGCGGGCGTCGCGGTGATCATGCCGATCTCGCTGGACCACACCGACCGGCTCGGCACCACTCCGGAGCAGATCGCCACGGAGAAGGCCGGCATAGTGAAGCAGGACGCCACCGTGGTGCTCGCGCAGCAGCCGGTGGAGGCCGCCTCCGTGGTGCTCAAGCGCGCCGTCGAGGTGGACGCCACGGTCGCCCGTGAGGGCATGGAGTTCGGGGTGCTCTCCCGGGAGGTGGCGGTCGGCGGTCAGCTGCTGACCCTGCGCGGCCTCGGCGGGGAGTACCCCGATGTCTTCCTCCCGCTGCACGGCGCCCACCAGGCACACAACGCGGCGATGGCGCTGGCCGCCGTCGAGGCGTTCTTCGGCGTCGGCTCCCAGCATGCCCGCACGCTCGACATCGACACGATCCGCTCCGCCTTCGCCTCCGTGACCTCGCCGGGCCGGATGGAGGTTGTGCGCCGTAGCCCCACCGTGGTGCTGGACGCCGCGCACAACCCCGCGGGTGCCCGTGCGGCGGCCGAGGCGGTCACCGAGTCCTTCGACTTCAGCCGGCTGGTCGGCGTGGTCGGGGCGAGCGCCGACAAGGATGTCCGCGGTCTGCTGGAAGCCTTCGAGCCGATCTTCGCCGAGGTCGTGGTGACCCGCAATTCCAGCCATCGCGCGATGGACCCGGACGAGCTGGCCGCGATCGCCGTCGAGGTCTTCGGCTCCGACCGGGTCCAGGTCGAGCCGCGGCTGGACGACGCCCTGGAGGAAGCCATCACCCTGGCGGAGGAAGAGGGTGAATACGCCGGAGCGGGTGTTCTGGTGACCGGGTCGGTGATCACGGTCGGCGAGGCCCGGCTGCTTCTGGGAAGGGGCTGA